The following nucleotide sequence is from Kiritimatiella glycovorans.
AGCCCGATCCGGGCGACAGGGTTCCGCTTCTGACCCGCGCGGGGTGGGGGGTCGGCGGGTTCGCCGACAACTGCATCATGAACGTCCTCAATATTCTGGGGCTCGTGCTGTACGTCGACTTCTTCCGCGTCAATCCGGTCCTCGCCGGTATCGCCATGTTCTTCCCGCGCCTGTTCGACGCGTTGACGGATCCGATTGTCGGAAACCTTTCCGACAACACGCGCTCCCGCTGGGGCCGGCGACGGCCCTACATCCTGCTGGGCGCGATTACCTCGGCGATCGTCATGCCGCTGCTGTGGATGCCGCCGTTCGTGGGCACCTCCGGCAATCCGTGGTATCTGAACGGCCCCTTTCTCTGGCTCTGTTTCATGGGCTCGCTCTACGCGATCGCCTACACGCTCTTCGTCGTGCCGTACACCGCGCTGGGCTATGAGCTGACCAACGACTACGACGAACGGACGCGCGTGCTGTCGTCGCGGTTCTACGCCTACCTGTTCGCCAGTATGCTGATGCCGTGGCTCTACCGGCTTTGCAAGCTGGAGATCTTCACCGACGAAGTCGTGGGCGCGCGGTGGGTGAGCGCCGTGGTGGGTGTGCTCATTCTGATCGCCGGACTGATTCCTGTGCTCGTCACGCGGGAGCGCAAGGACGTCGAGAAGAAAGAGACGATCAACCTGATCCACGCCATCCGCTATACATTCTCCAACAAGCCGTTCGCCATCCTGCTGCTCGCGTTCCTGGTCGTCATGGTCGGTCTGTTTTCCGCCTGGAACCTCGGGCTGTTTATCAACATCTATTACGTGGCCCAGGGCGACAAGGTG
It contains:
- a CDS encoding MFS transporter; translated protein: MTKKHPVHKPDPGDRVPLLTRAGWGVGGFADNCIMNVLNILGLVLYVDFFRVNPVLAGIAMFFPRLFDALTDPIVGNLSDNTRSRWGRRRPYILLGAITSAIVMPLLWMPPFVGTSGNPWYLNGPFLWLCFMGSLYAIAYTLFVVPYTALGYELTNDYDERTRVLSSRFYAYLFASMLMPWLYRLCKLEIFTDEVVGARWVSAVVGVLILIAGLIPVLVTRERKDVEKKETINLIHAIRYTFSNKPFAILLLAFLVVMVGLFSAWNLGLFINIYYVAQGDKVLAGKINGIVGSFCAVVSFVGVYLISAISVRFSKKSGMFAGLALTLAGMIGAWFAINPRWPYGQLISNPVIALGLQGCFLMIHSMVADICDEDELRTGLRREGMFGAVMSFTQKFALAFTTLIGGGLLALSGFDAEVANTTGVPEEVALRMKNMVLGFQAAGLILSMIVFAFYPISRERAEETRRQLQERHAENA